In Homo sapiens chromosome 11, GRCh38.p14 Primary Assembly, one DNA window encodes the following:
- the OR8H3 gene encoding olfactory receptor 8H3: MMGRRNDTNVADFILTGLSDSEEVQMALFMLFLLIYLITMLGNVGMLLIIRLDLQLHTPMYFFLTHLSFIDLSYSTVVTPKTLANLLTSNYISFTGCFAQMFCFVFLGTAECYLLSSMAYDRYAAICSPLHYTVIMPKRLCLALITGPYVIGFMDSFVNVVSMSRLHFCDSNIIHHFFCDTSPILALSCTDTDNTEMLIFIIAGSTLMVSLITISASYVSILSTILKINSTSGKQKAFSTCVSHLLGVTIFYGTMIFTYLKPRKSYSLGRDQVAPVFYTIVIPMLNPLIYSLRNREVKNALIRVMQRRQDSR, encoded by the coding sequence ATGATGGGTAGAAGGAATGACACAAATGTGGCTGACTTCATCCTTACGGGACTGTCAGACTCTGAAGAGGTCCAGATGGCTCTGTTTATGCTATTTCTCCTCATATACCTAATTACTATGCTGGGGAATGTGGGGATGCTATTGATAATCCGCCTGGACCTCCAGCTTCACACTCCcatgtattttttccttactCACCTGTCATTTATTGACCTCAGTTACTCAACTGTCGTCACACCTAAAACCTTAGCGAACTTACTGACTTCCAACTATATTTCCTTCACGGGCTGCTTTGCCCAGATGTTCTGTTTTGTCTTCTTGGGTACTGCTGAATGTTATCTTCTCTCCTCAATGGCCTATGATCGCTATGCAGCGATCTGCAGTCCTCTACACTACACAGTTATTATGCCCAAAAGGCTCTGCCTCGCTCTCATCACTGGGCCTTATGTGATTGGCTTTATGGACTCCTTTGTCAATGTGGTTTCCATGAGCAGATTGCATTTCTGTGACTCAAACATAATTCATCACTTTTTCTGTGACACTTCCCCAATTTTAGCTCTGTCCTGCACTGACACAGACAACACTGAAATGCTGATATTCATTATCGCTGGTTCCACCCTGATGGTGTCCCTTATCACAATATCTGCATCCTATGTGTCCATTCTCTCTACCATCCTGAAAATTAATTCCACTTCAGGAAAGCAGAAAGCTTTCTCTACTTGCGTCTCTCATCTCTTGGGAGTCACCATCTTCTATGGAACTATGATTTTTACTTACTTAAAGCCAAGAAAGTCTTATTCCTTGGGAAGAGATCAAGTGGCTCCTGTGTTTTATACTATTGTGATTCCCATGCTGAATCCACTCATTTATAGTCTTAGaaacagagaagtgaaaaatgCTCTCATTAGAGTCATGCAGAGAAGACAGGACTCCAGGTAG